A portion of the Algisphaera agarilytica genome contains these proteins:
- a CDS encoding type II secretion system protein → MRKIKAFTLIELLVVISIIALLIGILLPALGAARETARQLKNSTQVRGIHQGMVTFAQSNMGFYPGVSDPRASGTTAFTSSADIDTYSGGGLAAGTHNGARFAIMLENNLFTSEYAISPAETDSRIDLWDSTITNYNDFFGDRYIASYALNTIANGANAPNGDRFLEWSDTNLGSQTIILGDRLIITPTFARDNPDTFQSLWTDDAGEWGGSLTFNDGHVIYSPSAVIENTRYNMVTNPSDNIYQEGADDPSVVSNDQSNCSLTFRGRGTPVLP, encoded by the coding sequence ATGCGTAAAATAAAAGCATTTACTCTAATCGAACTTCTCGTGGTGATCTCGATCATCGCTTTGCTAATCGGCATTTTGCTTCCTGCACTCGGGGCCGCTCGTGAGACTGCACGTCAGTTAAAAAACTCGACACAGGTCCGGGGGATACATCAGGGGATGGTGACTTTTGCGCAATCGAATATGGGCTTTTATCCTGGTGTATCCGACCCGAGAGCAAGTGGCACTACGGCATTTACCAGTAGCGCGGATATCGATACTTACAGCGGTGGTGGTTTGGCGGCGGGCACACATAACGGGGCTCGCTTCGCCATCATGCTTGAAAACAACCTATTCACTTCGGAGTATGCGATATCCCCCGCAGAAACCGATTCTCGAATTGATTTATGGGATTCTACGATAACCAATTACAACGATTTCTTTGGCGACCGGTATATAGCTTCTTATGCACTCAACACCATTGCTAACGGCGCGAATGCTCCCAATGGAGATCGCTTCCTGGAGTGGAGCGATACAAACCTTGGATCGCAAACCATTATTTTAGGTGACCGTCTCATAATTACCCCCACGTTTGCTCGTGACAACCCAGACACATTTCAAAGTCTGTGGACAGACGATGCGGGCGAATGGGGTGGGTCTTTGACTTTTAACGATGGACACGTGATTTATAGCCCTTCCGCGGTCATCGAAAATACACGATACAACATGGTGACCAATCCCTCTGACAATATTTATCAGGAAGGGGCAGATGACCCCTCCGTTGTTTCCAATGACCAATCGAACTGTTCGCTGACATTTCGTGGCCGAGGGACTCCAGTCCTTCCTTAA
- a CDS encoding integrase core domain-containing protein — protein sequence MSYLCIASENRGYVYFAYGLIFEDQTNMQHVVSDLVKLIDRLHYGTGRLRATHLIHDRDTKFTDTFGALFENSSGIDVVKSPVRAPNANAYAESWISTIKRECLDYFACFSLKHSDFLVQTFGGFYNDHRPHQSLGNRTLDASDMPSLGLAQEQAVVGKIGCRSELGGLLKHYYRSAA from the coding sequence ATGAGTTATCTATGTATTGCTAGCGAGAACCGGGGTTATGTTTACTTCGCTTATGGCCTGATCTTTGAAGATCAGACTAATATGCAGCATGTCGTTAGCGATCTGGTAAAACTCATCGATCGCCTACATTATGGAACAGGCCGCCTTAGAGCAACGCATCTAATTCACGACCGGGACACGAAGTTCACGGATACGTTTGGCGCATTGTTCGAGAATTCATCCGGTATCGACGTTGTGAAGTCGCCGGTAAGAGCGCCCAATGCCAACGCATATGCAGAGTCATGGATCTCAACCATCAAGCGAGAGTGCTTGGACTACTTCGCGTGCTTCAGCCTCAAGCATTCAGATTTCCTCGTGCAGACTTTCGGTGGGTTCTACAATGATCATCGGCCGCACCAAAGCCTAGGGAATCGAACGCTCGACGCGTCGGATATGCCATCATTGGGTCTAGCTCAAGAACAAGCGGTCGTTGGTAAGATCGGTTGTCGATCGGAATTGGGCGGTTTGCTCAAGCACTACTACCGGTCGGCCGCTTGA
- a CDS encoding GH1 family beta-glucosidase, with translation MSIEFPDDFVWGVAASSYQIEGDSAGRGRSIWDSFARWPGKVVSGHSGESACEHVKHYEADVDLISDLGAQAYRLSISWPRLLPSGTGAVNKEGLEFYDRLIDRLLNQNIQPWVTLFHWDLPSDLQRQGGFSNPAMVDWFAQYTEIIADRYGDRVQHWMTLNELACFIGLGLSSGVHAPGLKLPDEEVFVAQHHALMAHGRSVQLLREKCTLPPQIGCAPTGVLGIPSTSRQEDIDAAYNWTFKLDFSADPNFFSYLWTTEPTVLGRYPEGFDDKYGHAMPRGYEDDLSLIKQPLDFLGMNIYNGKTIRAGEDGKPIEVPHALGHGQTAIGWPVTPSCLAWGARHAFRRYGLPIYITENGLAGTDWVSLYGGVHDTPRIDFMAQHLLPLQEAIAEGVDCRGYFHWSLMDNFEWAEGYQKRFGIVYVDFQTQQRIPKDSFWFYRDLINSNGGNLDEVHQHYGQWAISSSG, from the coding sequence ATGAGCATCGAATTTCCTGATGATTTTGTATGGGGTGTCGCCGCGTCTTCTTACCAGATTGAAGGCGATAGCGCGGGCAGAGGGCGTAGCATCTGGGATAGCTTTGCGCGGTGGCCGGGCAAAGTGGTGTCGGGGCATAGCGGAGAATCGGCTTGTGAACACGTAAAACACTACGAAGCGGACGTCGACCTCATCTCGGACCTCGGTGCGCAAGCCTATCGGCTGTCTATCTCCTGGCCGCGTCTGCTCCCGTCCGGCACGGGTGCTGTCAACAAAGAGGGGCTAGAGTTTTACGACCGGCTCATCGACCGGCTTCTGAATCAGAATATACAGCCTTGGGTCACGCTGTTTCACTGGGACTTGCCATCGGACCTGCAGCGGCAAGGCGGCTTTAGCAACCCCGCTATGGTGGATTGGTTCGCCCAATACACCGAAATCATTGCTGACCGCTACGGCGACCGTGTTCAGCACTGGATGACGCTCAACGAGCTAGCCTGTTTCATCGGTCTGGGCTTGAGCAGCGGGGTCCACGCACCGGGGCTCAAACTCCCCGATGAAGAAGTCTTTGTGGCTCAACACCATGCGCTGATGGCCCACGGGCGATCGGTCCAGCTCCTTCGCGAGAAATGCACCCTCCCGCCACAGATCGGGTGTGCCCCCACCGGCGTGCTTGGCATCCCAAGCACTAGTCGCCAAGAAGACATCGACGCAGCGTACAATTGGACATTCAAGCTTGACTTCTCCGCTGATCCGAACTTCTTTTCGTATCTGTGGACGACCGAGCCTACGGTCCTGGGGCGATACCCCGAAGGGTTCGATGACAAATACGGCCACGCCATGCCCAGGGGCTACGAAGATGATTTGTCGCTTATTAAACAGCCCCTCGATTTCCTGGGGATGAACATCTACAACGGAAAAACGATACGGGCCGGCGAAGACGGCAAGCCGATCGAAGTGCCGCACGCCCTGGGCCATGGGCAAACTGCGATCGGGTGGCCCGTGACCCCATCGTGTCTGGCTTGGGGCGCGCGGCATGCGTTTCGTCGCTATGGGCTACCCATCTACATCACCGAAAATGGTCTTGCGGGAACGGATTGGGTATCACTGTACGGCGGAGTCCACGATACGCCGAGGATTGATTTTATGGCCCAGCACCTCTTACCTCTGCAGGAGGCTATCGCTGAGGGGGTAGATTGCCGGGGCTATTTTCATTGGTCTTTGATGGATAATTTTGAGTGGGCCGAAGGATATCAGAAGCGCTTTGGGATTGTTTATGTCGACTTCCAGACCCAACAGCGCATCCCCAAAGACTCGTTCTGGTTCTACCGTGACCTCATCAATAGTAATGGAGGCAATTTAGATGAAGTTCATCAGCACTATGGTCAATGGGCTATATCTTCATCGGGCTGA
- a CDS encoding sulfatase family protein codes for MFIITDDMLPKMFNFLPEAQGRYLTPNLDRLAAEGTVMMGQHVVSPVCTPSRYNCLTGEYASRAQSQWFLNHLRDNGQTVVQWTTFIVSGQETLPRRLQRAGYVTGMVGKNHVIEVMGINKPKWKDNPRDPEVLELLRKNAQLVEAAAKTAGFDYAESLYHNNPNHNGIEALAVHNVDWITKAGLDFIDQNADRPFFLYFATTLPHGPADSPRSWNANPAATAEGYLDQPLDVQPARETIPQRLAEAGLNPEHNVGNMLWLDDAVGALMDSLEAHSLDDNTIVVFFNDHGQTAKGTVYQGGVHNPSVVWRKGGFPSGGVNHAMVSNIDFAPTILDWVGVDYDEAAFDGRSFAPVLEGQSDEIHESLYFEMGYTRGVRKGDWKYLALRYPTHIANMTIEERQRRLDKFNNDLAARGSKGWTTDPSAPFSHIQIVPGGGSAERASIGKYPAYYEPDQLYNLALDPNEQVNLAGNPEYAQQLVEMKAELKLYLNDLPGDFAELASPQIDSAE; via the coding sequence GTGTTCATCATCACTGATGACATGCTGCCGAAAATGTTTAACTTCCTCCCGGAAGCCCAGGGCAGGTACCTCACGCCCAACCTTGACCGTCTGGCCGCGGAAGGCACGGTCATGATGGGCCAGCACGTGGTCTCGCCCGTCTGCACCCCCAGCCGCTACAACTGCTTGACCGGGGAGTACGCCAGTCGCGCCCAGAGTCAGTGGTTCCTGAACCATCTGCGCGACAACGGCCAGACCGTGGTTCAATGGACCACCTTCATCGTGTCCGGCCAGGAAACGCTGCCTCGGCGGCTTCAGCGTGCCGGCTACGTGACCGGCATGGTCGGGAAAAACCATGTGATCGAAGTGATGGGCATCAACAAGCCGAAGTGGAAAGATAACCCCCGCGACCCCGAGGTGCTCGAACTCCTGCGTAAGAACGCGCAGCTTGTTGAAGCCGCGGCCAAGACGGCTGGCTTCGATTACGCCGAGAGCTTGTACCATAACAATCCCAACCATAACGGAATCGAGGCGTTGGCGGTGCATAACGTTGACTGGATCACCAAGGCGGGGCTGGACTTCATCGACCAGAACGCCGACCGCCCATTCTTCCTTTACTTCGCGACCACGCTGCCCCACGGTCCAGCGGACAGCCCGCGTTCGTGGAACGCCAACCCAGCCGCGACCGCCGAGGGCTACCTCGACCAGCCGCTCGACGTGCAGCCCGCCCGGGAGACGATCCCCCAACGCCTTGCGGAGGCAGGCTTGAACCCGGAGCATAACGTCGGCAACATGCTCTGGCTGGACGACGCGGTGGGTGCGTTGATGGATAGTCTCGAAGCGCATAGCCTCGACGACAATACCATTGTCGTCTTCTTCAACGATCACGGCCAGACCGCCAAAGGCACCGTCTATCAGGGCGGCGTACACAACCCCAGCGTCGTGTGGCGCAAGGGCGGATTCCCCTCCGGCGGCGTCAACCACGCGATGGTATCGAATATCGATTTCGCCCCGACGATCCTGGACTGGGTCGGCGTCGATTACGACGAGGCGGCCTTCGATGGCCGCAGCTTCGCGCCGGTCCTGGAAGGCCAGAGCGATGAAATTCATGAATCGCTCTACTTCGAGATGGGCTACACCCGTGGCGTCCGCAAGGGTGATTGGAAGTACCTTGCGTTACGCTACCCGACGCACATCGCCAACATGACGATCGAAGAGCGTCAGCGTCGCCTCGATAAGTTCAACAACGACTTGGCCGCGCGGGGTTCCAAAGGGTGGACCACCGACCCCAGTGCCCCGTTCAGCCACATCCAGATCGTCCCTGGTGGTGGGAGTGCGGAGCGTGCGTCTATCGGCAAGTACCCCGCATACTACGAGCCTGACCAGCTCTACAACCTGGCGTTGGACCCCAACGAACAGGTGAACCTCGCCGGCAATCCGGAGTACGCCCAACAGTTGGTCGAGATGAAAGCTGAACTAAAGCTGTACCTGAACGACCTGCCCGGCGATTTTGCCGAACTCGCTTCGCCGCAGATCGATAGCGCTGAGTAA
- a CDS encoding PEP-CTERM sorting domain-containing protein: protein MSFCAKFDSKRWFGSLRVAAVCGLMGLSATAVAQEFVLYDFEGTDVNTFGPNGAPQPYSGVIGTTGATSGTQALAVTRDVGDSFFGFLFGITDAGSRAALLESFDNGGSLLFDISSAPGSFTDINFFQFNVVLNIDGNFSQIPGNEAALQNLGYFGPDGTGVDLTSTIEVPLSAFPGVTSGSLGSSPFAEIILSHNHEGSGSSTIYFDNIRLTNVPEPGSLALMGLGGVALLCRSKRRGGR, encoded by the coding sequence ATGTCTTTTTGTGCAAAATTTGATTCGAAGCGGTGGTTCGGCTCCTTGCGGGTCGCAGCGGTATGTGGGCTGATGGGGCTGAGTGCTACTGCAGTAGCCCAAGAGTTCGTCCTCTACGACTTCGAAGGTACCGATGTAAACACCTTTGGCCCCAATGGTGCGCCTCAGCCGTATAGTGGGGTAATTGGAACTACTGGCGCCACATCGGGTACGCAGGCGCTGGCGGTCACCCGGGATGTGGGTGACTCCTTCTTTGGTTTTTTGTTTGGCATTACGGATGCTGGTTCCCGTGCAGCGCTGCTTGAATCCTTTGATAACGGCGGTAGTCTGTTGTTTGACATCTCGTCGGCGCCCGGAAGTTTTACTGATATCAATTTCTTTCAGTTCAACGTCGTTCTGAACATCGACGGTAACTTTTCGCAGATTCCTGGTAACGAAGCGGCCCTTCAGAATTTGGGGTACTTTGGCCCCGATGGAACGGGTGTTGATCTTACCTCGACAATCGAAGTCCCCTTGAGTGCATTCCCCGGAGTTACCTCGGGCTCTCTGGGCAGCTCTCCTTTCGCTGAGATTATTCTGAGCCACAACCATGAGGGTTCGGGTAGTTCGACGATATATTTTGACAACATTCGTCTGACCAACGTGCCTGAGCCGGGCAGTTTGGCGCTGATGGGCTTAGGGGGAGTAGCTTTGTTGTGTCGATCTAAGCGGAGAGGCGGCCGCTGA
- a CDS encoding glycoside hydrolase family 5 protein: MSTYAVYLMIGVLLMSCVGVVAQETLRDATPVSVHGPLGIHGNQIVDKNGEVVVLRGMSLFHSQWGGEYFKPEVVAWLVDDWKCQIIRVPLGVHFGGYLENPQREMEKIERVVDAALQEGVYVIVDWHAHKPEIEAAVGFFTGIAQKYGHHPNLIYETWNEPLEHHDWATVVKPYHERVVEAIRHHDPDNLIVLGTPFWSQHVDVAADDPVTGHNLAYTLHFYSGSHGEQLRERADAAMRAGVALFVTEWGTSKANGDDGVFIDESEVWLDYLSAHSISWCNWSLFDKQESSAALKPDASTQGGWDESELTQSGRFVRDVLMGTR, translated from the coding sequence ATGTCTACTTACGCTGTATATCTAATGATTGGTGTCCTCCTCATGAGTTGTGTCGGAGTGGTTGCTCAGGAAACCCTCCGAGATGCAACCCCCGTTTCGGTCCATGGCCCTTTAGGAATCCATGGGAATCAAATTGTGGATAAGAATGGTGAAGTTGTCGTGCTTCGAGGGATGTCGCTATTCCACAGTCAATGGGGAGGGGAGTACTTCAAACCAGAGGTGGTCGCCTGGCTGGTTGATGACTGGAAGTGCCAGATTATTCGCGTTCCTTTGGGAGTACACTTTGGCGGTTATCTTGAGAACCCCCAACGCGAGATGGAAAAAATTGAACGTGTCGTGGACGCTGCACTTCAAGAGGGGGTTTACGTAATCGTCGACTGGCACGCGCACAAGCCCGAAATTGAGGCCGCCGTGGGCTTTTTTACTGGGATCGCACAGAAATACGGCCACCACCCTAATCTAATTTACGAAACATGGAACGAGCCGCTTGAACATCACGACTGGGCTACCGTCGTGAAGCCGTATCACGAGCGTGTGGTCGAAGCTATTCGCCACCATGATCCAGATAACCTGATCGTACTCGGAACACCGTTTTGGTCGCAGCATGTTGACGTCGCGGCCGATGATCCCGTGACAGGACACAACTTGGCATACACGCTGCATTTCTACAGCGGCTCTCATGGGGAGCAGCTACGGGAGCGTGCTGATGCAGCGATGCGGGCCGGCGTGGCTCTCTTCGTGACCGAATGGGGTACCAGCAAGGCCAACGGCGACGATGGCGTATTTATCGATGAGTCTGAAGTGTGGCTGGACTATCTCAGTGCCCACAGCATTAGTTGGTGTAACTGGTCGCTGTTCGATAAACAGGAAAGCTCGGCGGCTTTGAAACCAGACGCATCGACACAAGGCGGGTGGGACGAAAGTGAGCTTACACAATCTGGCCGATTTGTCCGCGATGTGCTTATGGGGACCAGATGA
- a CDS encoding sulfatase → MRILYIDLDALNPSHLGCYGYHRATSPTVDQIAQGGIVFNNVYCSDAPCLPSRTAFYQSRFGIKTGVVGHGGTAADPKRQGVSRNFRSDLEEDSFPRQLQKLGYHTAMISPFGQRHAAHHFYAGFHEIYNTGQGGGESVARVQPVVERWLQDQQGEDNWYLHLNYWDIHTPYRTPLDYGNPFKDTPLADWYTDEVIAEHVKRGGPHSAQDLDMYQDADSASFPRMPVRILDWSSLEQWIDGYDVAIRYVDDALAKICELLKKQGVYEDTAIIISADHGENQGDLGIYGEHGTADHGTCHIPFIVKWPGARSGVCREALHYHLDWAPTCLDLLDADSSNLKAPEAWDGQSFATSIVGDCDRGRNELVLSQCAHVCQRSVRFNYGKYQWLYMRTYHDGFHPFSKHMLFDLAQDPHEQRDVARLYPQVLKEATWRLLNWHDEAMASNVSAGSDVTDPMYTVLHEGGPFHARAYEGGRRTDSFSGYLERLRQSGREVYARGLDARYPSL, encoded by the coding sequence GTGCGTATTCTTTACATTGATTTAGACGCGTTGAATCCCAGCCATCTCGGTTGCTACGGGTATCACCGAGCAACGTCGCCGACGGTTGATCAGATTGCTCAAGGCGGAATTGTTTTTAACAACGTGTATTGCTCCGACGCCCCTTGCCTACCTTCGCGAACGGCTTTTTACCAAAGCCGCTTTGGGATCAAGACCGGAGTGGTCGGTCATGGGGGCACCGCTGCCGACCCCAAGCGCCAGGGTGTTTCCCGAAATTTTCGCTCAGACCTGGAAGAAGACAGCTTTCCGCGTCAATTGCAGAAGCTCGGCTACCACACCGCGATGATCTCCCCGTTCGGTCAGCGTCATGCGGCGCACCATTTCTATGCAGGCTTCCACGAGATATATAACACCGGCCAAGGAGGCGGGGAATCCGTAGCGAGAGTTCAACCGGTGGTTGAGCGTTGGCTCCAAGATCAGCAAGGCGAAGATAACTGGTACCTCCACCTGAACTACTGGGACATCCACACGCCCTACCGCACGCCGTTGGATTATGGAAATCCGTTTAAAGATACTCCGCTAGCGGATTGGTACACCGACGAGGTGATAGCAGAACACGTGAAACGCGGAGGACCGCATTCCGCGCAAGACTTGGATATGTACCAAGACGCCGACTCGGCGTCTTTCCCACGGATGCCAGTACGCATCCTCGACTGGTCGTCTTTGGAGCAGTGGATCGATGGCTACGATGTGGCCATACGTTACGTTGATGATGCGTTAGCGAAAATCTGCGAACTGCTTAAGAAGCAGGGCGTTTACGAAGATACCGCGATTATCATCTCTGCTGACCACGGCGAAAACCAGGGCGATCTCGGCATATACGGCGAGCACGGTACGGCAGACCACGGTACCTGCCATATACCGTTCATCGTCAAATGGCCCGGTGCCCGGTCGGGTGTTTGTCGAGAGGCGTTGCATTATCACCTCGACTGGGCTCCCACGTGTCTAGATCTCTTAGATGCCGATTCTTCGAATCTGAAAGCGCCCGAAGCCTGGGACGGCCAGAGCTTTGCCACTTCCATAGTGGGTGATTGTGATCGCGGACGTAACGAATTGGTCCTGTCCCAGTGCGCTCACGTGTGCCAGCGCTCGGTGCGTTTTAATTATGGCAAATATCAATGGCTGTACATGAGGACCTACCACGACGGCTTTCATCCTTTCTCGAAACACATGCTGTTTGATCTTGCCCAAGATCCACACGAGCAGCGCGATGTCGCCAGGCTATATCCGCAGGTTCTCAAGGAAGCGACCTGGCGGCTCTTGAATTGGCATGACGAGGCGATGGCATCCAATGTATCAGCGGGATCAGACGTCACCGACCCCATGTACACGGTTTTACATGAGGGTGGGCCTTTCCATGCCCGTGCTTACGAGGGCGGACGACGAACGGACAGCTTTAGCGGTTATCTCGAAAGGTTGCGTCAATCTGGACGTGAGGTTTATGCGCGCGGTTTAGACGCGAGGTACCCGTCTCTATAG
- a CDS encoding ABC transporter ATP-binding protein → MFGRPYLKLFAALAVVAVLVAACEVTMPLLVGAVIDHVTQHGVDSTLWPYAAGFAVLSVVFAGLIFGFIALAGKLSIAICYDIREGSFRHLQELHFGYFDQRPVGWLMARLTSDCNLLSRIMGWSLLDVVWGVCMLAGISVAMLILNWKLALLVLAVVPPLVLVARWFQWRLLGASRKVRKANSHLTAGFNESIQGVRTTKSLVREERNLEEFQQLTDAMYLDSMRNAVYTAAFWPVLLTLCSAATGVVLWYGGLNVLEGTLTVGQLVMFIGLATQFSNPIQEMSRTVTMILSAQASAERIQQVLEVEPAIQDSEEVSRRIETNLDVDSGTADDGLRSTIREVSFQDVEFAYTSDEPILRGCSLTAKAGQTIALVGPTGGGKSTIVSLLCRFYEPQQGDILLDGTEYRDRSLAWYQSQLGIVLQVPQLFNDTIRENIRYGNLDASDEQVVEAAQWVNAHGFIEGLAEGYGTKVGEGGNQLSTGQKQLIALARAVLSDPQVFVMDEATSSVDTETEGLIQAALDRVMEGRIAFVIAHRLSTIKNADQILFIDQGQIVEQGTHQELIARRECYFELYTNQFTEEHEVQVLRS, encoded by the coding sequence ATGTTTGGACGACCTTACCTGAAGCTGTTTGCGGCGCTGGCTGTAGTGGCGGTGCTGGTTGCAGCTTGTGAGGTCACGATGCCGTTGTTAGTAGGAGCCGTCATCGACCACGTGACCCAGCACGGCGTGGATTCCACGCTCTGGCCTTACGCTGCCGGTTTCGCGGTGTTGTCGGTGGTGTTCGCCGGTTTGATCTTCGGCTTTATTGCGCTGGCCGGGAAGCTGTCGATTGCGATCTGCTACGACATCCGCGAGGGGTCTTTCCGCCACCTCCAAGAGCTGCACTTCGGCTACTTCGACCAGCGCCCGGTGGGTTGGTTGATGGCCCGGCTGACGAGCGACTGCAACCTGCTGTCGCGGATCATGGGTTGGTCGTTGTTGGACGTGGTCTGGGGCGTGTGCATGCTGGCCGGCATCAGTGTGGCCATGCTTATCCTTAATTGGAAGCTAGCGTTGCTGGTCCTGGCGGTTGTGCCGCCGTTGGTGCTGGTCGCTCGGTGGTTCCAGTGGCGGCTGCTCGGTGCATCGCGCAAGGTCCGTAAGGCCAACTCCCACCTCACCGCCGGGTTCAACGAATCGATTCAGGGGGTGCGGACGACCAAGTCTCTGGTCCGTGAGGAACGCAACCTCGAGGAGTTCCAGCAGTTGACCGACGCGATGTACCTAGACTCGATGCGCAACGCGGTGTACACCGCGGCGTTCTGGCCGGTATTGCTGACGTTATGTTCTGCGGCTACAGGGGTCGTACTGTGGTACGGCGGGCTGAACGTGCTCGAGGGTACGCTCACCGTCGGTCAGCTGGTGATGTTCATCGGCCTGGCGACCCAGTTCTCCAACCCGATCCAGGAGATGTCGCGGACCGTGACCATGATCTTGAGTGCGCAGGCGTCCGCTGAGCGGATCCAGCAAGTCCTCGAAGTTGAGCCCGCGATTCAAGACTCCGAAGAAGTATCGCGGCGAATCGAGACGAACCTTGATGTGGACAGCGGCACGGCGGACGACGGCTTACGTTCCACCATTCGCGAGGTGAGCTTCCAAGACGTCGAGTTTGCCTACACCTCCGACGAGCCGATCCTCCGGGGCTGTTCACTCACGGCCAAGGCGGGCCAAACGATCGCTTTGGTCGGCCCCACCGGCGGCGGCAAGTCGACGATCGTCTCGCTGCTCTGCCGTTTCTACGAGCCGCAGCAAGGAGACATTCTGCTTGACGGCACCGAATACCGAGACCGTTCGCTGGCCTGGTATCAGTCTCAGCTCGGCATCGTGCTTCAGGTGCCGCAGCTGTTCAATGACACGATTCGCGAGAACATCCGCTACGGTAACCTCGACGCCAGCGACGAACAGGTGGTCGAGGCGGCTCAGTGGGTCAACGCTCACGGCTTCATCGAGGGGTTGGCCGAGGGCTACGGCACTAAGGTCGGCGAAGGCGGTAACCAGCTCTCGACCGGCCAGAAGCAGCTCATTGCGCTAGCTCGTGCGGTCTTGTCCGACCCGCAGGTGTTTGTCATGGACGAAGCTACATCGAGTGTTGATACCGAGACCGAAGGCCTGATCCAAGCTGCGCTCGACCGTGTAATGGAAGGCCGTATCGCGTTCGTGATCGCCCACCGTCTATCGACTATCAAGAATGCGGATCAGATCCTGTTTATCGATCAGGGCCAGATTGTCGAACAAGGGACACACCAAGAATTAATTGCTCGTCGTGAATGTTATTTTGAGCTGTATACGAATCAGTTCACCGAGGAGCATGAGGTGCAGGTGTTGCGGTCATGA